From a single Arachis hypogaea cultivar Tifrunner chromosome 3, arahy.Tifrunner.gnm2.J5K5, whole genome shotgun sequence genomic region:
- the LOC112790348 gene encoding WD-40 repeat-containing protein MSI4, with the protein MESPPSAGAASPTVGKKKETRGRKPKPKPKDEQHTKTIKEGKKTPHQQHHQQHHHHQPSVDDKYTQWKSLVPVLYDWLANHNLVWPSLSCRWGPQLEQATYKNRQRLYLSEQTDGSVPNTLVIANCEVVKPRVAAAEHISQFNEEARSPFVKKYKTIIHPGEVNRIRELPQNSKIVATHTDSPDVLIWDVESQPNRHAVLGATNSRPDLVLTGHQDNAEFALAMCPTEPYVLSGGKDKTVVLWSIEDHITSSATDSKSGGSIVKSNSKSGEGNDKSADGPSVGPRGIYCGHDETVEDVTFCPSSAQEFCSVGDDSCLILWDARVGSSPAVKVEKAHNADLHCVDWNPHDVNLILTGSADHSVRMFDRRNLTSNGVGTPIHKFECHKAAVLCVQWSPDKASVFGSSAEDGLLNIWDYEKVGKKIERSGKSVSSPPGLFFQHAGHRDKVVDFHWNAQDPWTIVSVSDDCESTGGGGTLQIWRMSDLIYRPEEEVLAELEKFKSHVVACASKTEK; encoded by the exons atGGAGAGTCCGCCTTCAGCTGGTGCCGCCTCTCCTACGGTGGGGAAGAAGAAGGAGACAAGGGGCCgaaagcccaagcccaagcccaaggaCGAACAACACACCAAGACCATCAAAGAAGGCAAGAAGACCCCCCATCAGCAGCACCATcaacaacaccaccaccaccaaccttCGGTGGACGACAAGTACACTCAGTGGAAGTCTCTTGTTCCCGTTCTCTATGACTGGCTCGCCAACCATAACCTCGTCTGGCCTTCTCTCTCTTGCcg GTGGGGTCCTCAGCTGGAACAAGCTACTTACAAGAATCGCCAGCGTCTATACCTCTCTGAGCAG ACTGATGGAAGTGTTCCAAATACACTGGTCATTGCGAATTGTGAGGTTGTTAAGCCTAGGGTCGCAGCTGCAGAGCACATTTCACAG TTTAATGAAGAGGCGCGCTCTCCATTCGTCAAGAAGTACAAGACCATTATACATCCAGGAGAG GTGAATAGAATTAGGGAATTGCCGCAGAACTCTAAGATAGTGGCTACTCATACAGACAGCCCTGAT GTCCTCATTTGGGATGTTGAAAGTCAACCTAATCGTCATGCTGTCCTTGGAGCTACAAATTCTCGTCCAGATTTG GTGTTGACTGGACACCAAGACAATGCGGAATTTGCCCTTGCAATGTGCCCAACTGAACCCTATGTGCTTTCAGGAG GAAAGGACAAAACGGTGGTGCTGTGGAGTATTGAAGACCATATAACATCTTCTGCCACAGACTCCAAATCAGGGGGATCCATTGTCAAATCAAACTCCAAATCTGGCGAAGGCAATGATAAATCTGCTGATGGCCCTTCTGTTGGACCACGAGGTATCTACTGTGGGCATGATGAAACTGTGGAGGATGTGACTTTCTGCCCTTCTAG TGCACAGGAGTTCTGTAGTGTTGGAGATGATTCTTGCCTCATATTATGGGATGCTCGTGTTGGCTCTAGTCCTGCAGTTAAG GTTGAAAAAGCGCATAATGCTGATCTTCATTGTGTTGACTGGAATCCACATGATGTTAATTTGATTCTTACTGG GTCAGCAGATCATTCTGTTCGCATGTTTGATCGCCGCAATCTCACCTCTAATGGAGTTGGAACACCAATCCATAAATTTGAGTGTCACAAAGCTGCTGTTCTTTGTGTTCAG TGGTCTCCAGACAAAGCATCTGTATTTGGAAGCTCGGCAGAAGATGGTCTCTTAAACATTTGGGACTATGAGAAG GTTGGTAAAAAAATAGAGCGCTCCGGAAAATCCGTAAGTTCCCCTCCAGGGTTGTTTTTCCAGCATGCAGGCCATAG GGACAAAGTAGTTGACTTCCACTGGAATGCACAGGATCCATGGACAATTGTTAGCGTCTCTGATGATTGTGAAAGTACTGGTGGTGGGGGAACATTACAG ATATGGCGCATGAgtgatttgatctacagaccggAAGAGGAGGTTTTGGCGGAGCTGGAGAAATTCAAAAGCCACGTTGTGGCGTGTGCCTCGAAGACCGAAAAATGA